Genomic DNA from Anaerolineales bacterium:
AGGGGCAGCCGCCAGCTCGAGGACGCGCCCGCGCAGCGGCTCGCACAGCGACCGGGGAGGACCCTCCGCCATCACGGCTCCCCGGTTGAGAAAGGCCACCCGCTGGGCGCGGGCCGCCTCATCCATGTAGGGGGTGCTGATCAGCACCCCCACCTGCTCCTCCAGCAGCCGAATCAGCAGCTGCCAGAAGCTCTGCCGCGTGACCGGATCCACGCCCCCCGTCGGTTCGTCCAGCAGCAGCACCCTGGGGCGGTGGATCAGGGCAGCCGCCAGGCCCAGCTTCTGCCGCATGCCGCCGGACAGTTCCCCGGCACGCCGCCCCCCGAACTCCTGGAGCCCGACAAAGGCCAGCATATCCATCGCCCGAGGTCGCCACTCGCCTGCCGGCACGCCCCGCACCTCGGCAAAGAAACGCAGGTTCTCTAGCACGGTCAATTCCTGATACAGGCTGGACTGCTGTGGCAGGTAGCCAATCATGGCCCGCGCCTGCTCGACGTGCGTGCTCAGGTCATACCCGCACAGCACGGCCTGCCCCGCGTCCAGCCGAAGTGCTCCGCACAGCAGCCGCATGATCGTCGTCTTGCCGGCGCCATCGGGACCCAGCAGCGCGACGATCTCGCCAGCCCCGACTTGCAGGTCCACCCCGTCCACGGCGACCTGGCTGCCGAAAGCGCGTCGCAGCCC
This window encodes:
- a CDS encoding ABC transporter ATP-binding protein, coding for MSKNEAIPGMPMIEGRGLRRAFGSQVAVDGVDLQVGAGEIVALLGPDGAGKTTIMRLLCGALRLDAGQAVLCGYDLSTHVEQARAMIGYLPQQSSLYQELTVLENLRFFAEVRGVPAGEWRPRAMDMLAFVGLQEFGGRRAGELSGGMRQKLGLAAALIHRPRVLLLDEPTGGVDPVTRQSFWQLLIRLLEEQVGVLISTPYMDEAARAQRVAFLNRGAVMAEGPPRSLCEPLRGRVLELAAAPFRTVGLVAGAEPLVEDVQAMGDRFHLRVAEGALGLAQDRLRASLSQAGCSVQAIREAEPTLEDVYVFLLQGAQGLRVGVEAHA